Proteins co-encoded in one Bacteroidota bacterium genomic window:
- a CDS encoding T9SS type A sorting domain-containing protein, with protein sequence MERQVVPYPFSLYRQSRTYSDKKFFNSFAFLFLTGLFVLLQSANAANYYWRGNGGNWSDLTHWASSSGGAGSAYATPPTAADNVFFDANSITAASQTITFNVNPTCANFNLTGVLNYPTFAGASTITFYCSGSWTWASAALTYAGKVEFNGTGSHTITTTGVIFNSWVTINSTGGTYTVQDYLYVDYNNTDGILRLQSGTLNTNSKPVYCNILNCNIVDNVRALNLGTSSVNVYGTGTAIDFRGNTTNFTLTSSPTSQIYLNGTSATIQVGTIAKTIPKITANAITGTLQITSGTVANTTERITFGDIVTSGTAGSLRIDAGSVNTNQKTFGNITSSKYVSISGANGTTWGSADRMIFTGNVNVGSFDIYGNFAEVQGNFTQNQPAATPAAASPVVTAGTTSYFRNKIKLLGNFTVGVGPDLGATAPRGSIITSAVDTIQILGNIYVSNSPGIMYGARDGYTFNVEKKATISGGVIVATNCISAITTTLTSNTVIINGTINTGVGSAFGLGGSTNVATGIFAVDSMIVQKNSSITILPSNAPGTSTTINELVVATASTFQFGTTGTDTTAIGRVTYTGSCNGWSVFKSISSGTAAKVKFTNGPTFAYVMAKDLNITSANLTINSGMDQGNNTGITFNAPEAAKTFYWVGGLAANTKTGTYSTGVNNNWSNPDNWSLVSGVYSATNECAPGPLDNVRFDASSFTSASNKTCDVDQMYTYVNDFDCTGATAGSFLDNGIVGATNTYGFKRYIYVSGNITLAANMTNNFEGTFYFNAGSAKTITSNGAQFYGPMVFDNTAGDWTLADNLNINCQSFYGYYADFTVQTGIVRANAVTINLEGDFTVSNSGSFLSGTGSVIFDATNSQNPLDQTITTSAATTFYNLTVLRTNGTAFSSWVKQNNAITINNNFLITSGFHYDNGYQITGNGTGTMTMSAGSYLYIGRSNSIATIFPTNFVYANITLDPTSTVYFGANATQTVSGLPDYGNLVLIRAVPGVAATGTTMMTKTLTEPVLVNTSIYIAVYNNFYDGGFQISFDAVGPNAITMQATTSQLTLGSAGSVTTFPVNYTPASVNFGHPSYVVYNAGADQTIEGLFGTTPANYSHLTLTNSPAAAATKSLNANTIIRGNLLIDPSNVMDVTASNYSITLAGNWTDKGTFTERLGMVTFNGTALQTININNNVETFYDVTFNNTVVPTDAAGSISIVDDIVIAHSATFTDGVVCATTASPADELVTFNDDATTSGASNNSFVNGRVRKIGNEAFVFPTGNNVSKYAPIGITAPSLTTDHFTARYFDNSPNAQGYTRTLKDTTLDHVSSAEYWILDRTNGTSDITPSLYWDSPRSGGVATLSLLRVAKWDGTKWKDLGFLNTTGTTTSGNLQTSAVVTSFSPFTLATDSSGGFYENPLPIELINFTAKAVDNKYTQLEWTTSTETNNDYFTVERSRDGIHNFEQVATVKGAGNSSKLLTYSTQDLNPLNGLSYYRLKQTDFDGKYTYSRLESVVFSDLQEAFYIFPNPATPDNPAQLHPTTSENVEVLVVVYDISGKQYFSKIVITQNSGENVFALDLNQTLAKGVYYIIATTNDTIYKKKLVIQ encoded by the coding sequence ATGGAAAGACAAGTAGTACCATATCCTTTTAGTTTATACCGCCAGTCGCGGACTTATTCCGATAAGAAGTTTTTCAATTCTTTTGCATTTCTATTTTTAACGGGCTTATTTGTTTTATTGCAATCTGCTAATGCCGCTAACTATTACTGGAGGGGAAATGGAGGAAACTGGAGTGATCTTACACATTGGGCGAGCTCATCAGGCGGAGCGGGAAGTGCTTATGCAACTCCTCCAACAGCCGCTGATAATGTTTTTTTCGATGCCAATTCGATTACAGCCGCTTCGCAAACTATTACTTTTAACGTAAATCCCACTTGTGCCAATTTTAATTTAACAGGAGTTCTTAATTACCCAACCTTTGCCGGTGCATCTACAATTACTTTTTATTGTTCGGGTTCCTGGACCTGGGCTTCAGCGGCGTTAACATATGCGGGAAAAGTGGAGTTTAATGGAACCGGGAGTCATACTATTACAACAACAGGTGTCATTTTTAACAGTTGGGTAACAATAAATTCAACAGGAGGAACTTATACTGTACAAGATTATTTATATGTAGATTATAACAACACTGACGGAATTCTCAGATTACAAAGCGGAACACTAAACACAAATAGCAAGCCTGTATATTGTAATATACTTAATTGCAACATTGTAGATAATGTTCGCGCACTTAATTTAGGGACATCCAGTGTAAATGTTTATGGAACCGGAACGGCGATTGATTTTAGGGGTAATACAACCAACTTTACCCTTACATCATCACCTACCTCTCAGATCTATTTAAATGGTACGAGCGCTACAATTCAGGTTGGTACTATCGCAAAAACAATACCTAAAATTACAGCAAATGCTATCACCGGTACACTGCAAATAACTTCCGGTACAGTTGCAAATACAACAGAGCGGATCACTTTCGGTGATATTGTAACTTCGGGAACTGCCGGCTCTCTTCGTATTGATGCGGGTAGTGTGAACACCAATCAAAAAACATTTGGAAATATAACTTCAAGTAAATATGTTTCGATTTCGGGCGCTAACGGAACAACATGGGGTTCGGCCGACCGCATGATATTTACCGGAAATGTTAATGTAGGTTCGTTTGATATATACGGTAATTTTGCCGAAGTGCAGGGCAATTTTACACAAAACCAGCCTGCGGCTACTCCTGCTGCCGCTTCTCCGGTAGTTACTGCCGGGACCACTTCCTATTTTCGAAATAAAATAAAATTATTAGGGAATTTTACAGTCGGCGTGGGTCCAGACCTTGGTGCCACTGCGCCAAGGGGCTCTATTATCACCAGTGCCGTTGACACGATACAAATTTTAGGTAACATATATGTAAGCAATTCACCGGGTATAATGTATGGAGCGCGTGACGGCTATACATTTAATGTTGAAAAGAAGGCGACAATTTCAGGAGGAGTAATTGTTGCCACAAATTGTATATCTGCGATAACAACTACTTTAACTTCCAATACTGTAATTATTAACGGGACAATAAACACGGGAGTTGGATCTGCATTCGGGTTGGGCGGTTCTACCAATGTCGCAACCGGTATTTTTGCTGTTGACAGTATGATCGTTCAAAAGAATTCCAGCATTACCATTTTACCATCGAATGCTCCCGGTACTTCCACCACTATTAATGAACTGGTAGTGGCTACCGCAAGCACATTCCAATTCGGTACTACCGGGACTGATACAACTGCCATTGGCCGGGTTACTTACACAGGCAGCTGTAACGGTTGGAGTGTATTCAAGAGTATTAGTTCAGGAACTGCAGCGAAGGTGAAGTTTACAAATGGACCTACTTTTGCATACGTGATGGCGAAGGATCTGAATATTACCAGCGCTAACCTTACCATTAATTCAGGTATGGATCAGGGGAATAATACGGGGATCACATTTAATGCACCGGAAGCTGCTAAAACCTTTTACTGGGTAGGCGGACTGGCAGCTAATACCAAAACTGGCACCTACTCAACTGGCGTAAACAACAACTGGTCAAATCCTGATAATTGGTCCCTCGTTTCCGGCGTTTACAGTGCAACAAATGAATGTGCTCCCGGGCCATTAGATAATGTTCGGTTTGACGCCAGTTCATTTACTTCGGCTTCCAACAAAACATGCGATGTAGATCAGATGTATACCTATGTGAATGATTTTGACTGTACCGGAGCTACCGCAGGTTCATTCTTAGATAATGGTATTGTAGGCGCTACGAACACTTATGGGTTTAAGCGATATATTTATGTATCCGGCAACATTACGCTGGCAGCCAATATGACCAATAATTTCGAAGGGACCTTCTACTTTAATGCAGGATCGGCCAAAACAATTACTTCTAATGGCGCTCAGTTTTATGGCCCAATGGTTTTTGATAATACTGCCGGAGACTGGACCCTTGCCGATAACCTGAATATTAATTGCCAGTCGTTTTATGGCTATTATGCAGACTTTACGGTGCAAACCGGAATTGTACGTGCAAATGCCGTTACAATAAACCTGGAAGGAGACTTTACAGTTTCAAACAGTGGAAGTTTTCTTAGTGGAACCGGCTCGGTAATATTTGATGCAACAAATTCACAAAATCCACTTGACCAGACTATAACGACTTCTGCAGCAACAACTTTTTATAATTTAACTGTATTAAGAACAAATGGTACCGCGTTCAGCAGTTGGGTTAAACAGAATAATGCCATAACAATCAACAATAATTTCTTAATTACCAGTGGTTTTCATTATGATAATGGATATCAGATTACTGGTAACGGAACAGGGACAATGACAATGTCGGCTGGTTCATATTTATATATTGGCAGAAGCAACAGTATTGCTACTATTTTTCCAACTAATTTTGTTTATGCCAATATTACGCTTGATCCGACGAGTACTGTTTACTTTGGCGCTAATGCAACGCAAACTGTTTCCGGGTTGCCAGACTACGGTAATCTTGTTTTAATAAGAGCTGTGCCAGGAGTTGCCGCTACAGGCACAACTATGATGACAAAAACACTCACAGAACCGGTTCTTGTGAATACTTCTATTTATATAGCAGTGTATAATAATTTTTATGATGGTGGTTTTCAGATAAGTTTTGATGCTGTCGGTCCGAATGCTATAACAATGCAGGCAACTACAAGTCAACTGACGTTGGGCTCTGCCGGTTCCGTAACAACATTCCCTGTAAATTATACTCCTGCATCAGTCAATTTTGGCCACCCCTCTTATGTTGTATATAATGCCGGGGCGGATCAAACTATTGAAGGGTTGTTTGGTACAACTCCTGCAAACTATTCACATTTAACATTAACAAATTCACCTGCGGCAGCCGCTACTAAATCATTAAATGCAAATACTATTATTCGTGGAAATTTATTGATCGACCCAAGCAATGTAATGGATGTAACTGCCTCTAATTATTCGATAACACTGGCTGGCAACTGGACCGACAAAGGTACTTTTACTGAACGTCTCGGTATGGTAACCTTTAATGGCACAGCTCTTCAAACAATAAATATCAATAATAATGTTGAAACTTTCTATGACGTTACATTTAATAATACGGTGGTTCCGACAGATGCGGCGGGTTCCATTTCAATTGTCGACGATATTGTGATAGCGCACTCGGCCACATTCACTGATGGTGTTGTATGTGCCACTACTGCTTCTCCTGCCGACGAACTGGTAACATTTAATGACGATGCAACCACCAGCGGGGCCAGCAATAATTCATTTGTGAATGGCAGAGTAAGAAAGATTGGTAATGAAGCATTTGTATTCCCTACCGGAAATAATGTAAGCAAGTATGCACCTATTGGCATAACTGCTCCTTCACTTACAACCGATCATTTTACAGCAAGGTATTTCGATAACAGTCCGAATGCCCAGGGATACACCCGAACACTAAAAGATACGACACTTGATCACGTAAGCAGTGCCGAATACTGGATACTCGACCGTACCAACGGTACTTCGGATATAACGCCTTCGTTATATTGGGATTCACCACGGAGCGGTGGTGTTGCAACGTTATCTCTGCTCAGAGTTGCGAAATGGGACGGAACCAAGTGGAAAGACCTTGGATTCCTGAATACGACCGGTACTACCACGTCAGGTAACCTTCAAACCTCCGCGGTTGTAACTTCTTTCAGTCCGTTTACCCTGGCAACTGACAGTTCAGGCGGTTTTTACGAAAATCCTCTGCCTATCGAGCTAATAAATTTTACAGCAAAGGCGGTTGATAACAAGTACACACAATTAGAATGGACAACTTCAACAGAAACAAATAACGATTACTTTACTGTGGAGAGATCAAGAGATGGTATTCATAACTTTGAACAGGTGGCGACTGTAAAGGGAGCCGGAAACAGCAGTAAATTGTTAACCTACAGTACTCAGGATCTCAATCCTTTAAATGGCCTGAGTTATTACCGCTTAAAGCAAACCGATTTTGACGGTAAGTATACCTACTCCAGGCTGGAGTCAGTTGTATTCAGTGATCTTCAGGAGGCATTTTACATATTCCCTAACCCGGCCACACCCGATAATCCTGCACAACTGCATCCTACAACTTCTGAAAATGTAGAGGTGTTGGTTGTGGTATACGATATTTCGGGCAAACAGTACTTTTCGAAGATTGTTATCACACAAAATTCGGGTGAAAATGTTTTTGCACTGGATCTGAATCAAACACTTGCCAAAGGAGTGTATTATATAATAGCTACAACCAACGACACTATTTACAAAAAGAAACTGGTGATACAATAA
- a CDS encoding amidohydrolase family protein, translated as MKKLFILNFLFLILHCAIAQTPAPAQTKSILLMNGIAHLGNGKVIENSAIGFKDGKLNLVADATAIKINGSAFDTIINIPGKHVYPGIIAPNSPLGLIEIEAVRATNDFDEVGLINPEVRTQIAFNTDSKIIPTVRFNGVLIVQAAPRRGMLSGTSSVFMLDGWNWEDALLKADDGVHLNFPRLPIEKSNSDTGNANRKLQYVNQINELKKFFLDAKAYNEADAHEEKNLRFESMKGIFNGSKRLFINADHVKDLVAAINFIKENGIKSPVITGGMDAWMLTAMLKENNIPVMVSRIHDLPMRPGDDIDMPFKLPSLLQKAGILFCLQNEGDMAAIHTRNIPFYAGTAAAYGLSKEEALMSVTLNAAKILGIDNLVGSLENNKDATLFISTGDAFDMKTNNVEMAFIKGKKLDLNNDQKTLYEKYKKKYALR; from the coding sequence ATGAAAAAATTATTCATTCTTAATTTTTTATTTTTAATTCTTCACTGCGCCATCGCGCAAACCCCTGCCCCTGCTCAAACAAAAAGCATATTATTAATGAATGGCATCGCGCATTTAGGTAATGGAAAGGTAATTGAAAATTCAGCAATAGGATTTAAGGATGGAAAACTCAATTTAGTGGCGGACGCCACCGCAATTAAAATAAACGGCTCAGCGTTCGATACAATTATTAATATACCCGGCAAACATGTTTATCCCGGTATAATAGCCCCAAACTCACCGCTTGGTCTTATTGAAATTGAAGCGGTCCGCGCCACAAATGATTTTGATGAAGTGGGCTTGATCAACCCTGAAGTGCGAACACAGATCGCGTTCAATACGGATTCAAAAATAATTCCTACTGTTCGCTTTAATGGGGTTTTGATAGTGCAGGCAGCACCCCGTAGAGGAATGCTTTCAGGAACTTCGTCAGTTTTTATGCTGGATGGCTGGAACTGGGAAGATGCTTTGCTAAAAGCCGATGATGGTGTACACTTGAATTTTCCTCGTCTGCCGATTGAAAAAAGCAATTCGGATACCGGCAACGCCAACCGGAAGCTTCAATATGTAAACCAAATAAACGAATTGAAAAAATTCTTTCTTGACGCAAAAGCCTATAACGAAGCCGACGCTCATGAAGAAAAAAATCTTCGTTTTGAATCAATGAAAGGTATTTTTAACGGGTCTAAGAGACTCTTTATTAATGCGGATCATGTGAAAGACCTGGTAGCGGCGATCAATTTCATTAAGGAAAATGGGATCAAAAGCCCGGTTATTACCGGAGGTATGGACGCATGGATGCTTACCGCTATGTTAAAAGAAAATAATATTCCTGTTATGGTTAGCCGGATACACGATCTGCCCATGCGGCCCGGAGATGACATTGATATGCCCTTTAAACTTCCCTCGCTATTACAAAAAGCGGGGATTTTATTTTGTTTACAAAACGAAGGAGATATGGCAGCCATACATACCCGGAACATACCCTTTTATGCTGGTACAGCCGCCGCATACGGACTCAGTAAAGAAGAGGCCCTTATGTCAGTTACGTTGAATGCCGCAAAAATATTGGGCATTGATAATCTTGTTGGAAGCCTGGAAAACAATAAAGACGCTACCCTATTTATTTCTACCGGAGATGCGTTCGACATGAAAACCAACAATGTTGAGATGGCGTTTATTAAAGGGAAAAAACTTGACCTGAACAACGATCAAAAGACATTGTATGAAAAATACAAAAAGAAATATGCGCTCAGATAA
- a CDS encoding amidohydrolase family protein, which produces MQQLRKVFLFCVFGTLIHYITAQETFPVNGVFNKNHNYYAFTNARIYTDFETIIENGTLLIKDGEIVEVGDKVTLPKGTLTYDLKGKNIYPSLIDIYTGYGLPEVKKAARNRSQPPQYESSTKGAYNWNQAIKAEFDAFRSFVHDKKAAEEYRKLGFGIVLTLQKDGIARGSAAIVGLGEENENESVIVDKAAACYSFDKGSSSQQYPSSLMGSIALIRQTYLDAQWYKENQKKTEFNASLDAWNKLLALPQFFEVKDKLSALRAAKIGKEFSTQYIIKGAGDEYQRLEDIKETHCRFILPLNFPNAYNVDDPYDAMNISMEELKHWEMAPANPSFFEKKSIEFALTAADLKDKNDFWKNLRKAIDHGLSEKQALKALTVTPAEMLGISAKAGRLKKGMLAGFIITSGNLFDAKTKIHENWIKGNQYIINDYNVTDLNGNYDLKVGPDKQYSMKIKGEPGDFKGILSAANDTNKTTAIIKADHNAISISFIPGSQKETIRLSGVIDEKKFFTGGLSPEGRIILRGRGELNTGEWVDWTATYKSDLKEPAKKDTAQKEKPTIGEVYYPFCAYGEPDKDRTFAQQLRERQHAILIKNVTVWTNDSTGVLKNKDVYINSGHIVAIDDAIKPLKTANAVEIDGTGKHLTAGIIDEHSHIAVSGNVNEAAQSVTAEVRIGDVVNSDDINIYRQLAGGVTASQLLHGSANPVGGQSALIKLRWGQSPEKMKIENADGFIKFALGENVKQSNWGDGFNTRFPQTRMGVEQVYYDVFTRAKEYDERIKKYNALSKNEKTLTQPPRKDIELDAILEILNKKRFVTCHSYVQSEINMLMHVADSMGFKVNTFTHILEGYKVADKMKAHGAGGSTFADWWAYKMEVKDAIPYNAAILSKMGIVTAINSDDAEMGRRLNQESAKAIKYGGLSEEDALKLCTLNPAKLLHLDKKVGYVKVGYDADVVLWSDNPLSVNTKAEKTIIDGIIYYDIDKDKKLRDDMQKERTRLIQKMIAAKKNGEKTQRAESKQQKMKHCDDFEEEESY; this is translated from the coding sequence ATGCAACAACTCCGAAAAGTTTTTCTCTTTTGCGTTTTTGGGACGCTTATACATTACATTACAGCACAGGAAACATTTCCGGTGAACGGAGTATTCAACAAAAACCATAACTATTATGCATTCACCAACGCCAGGATATATACCGATTTTGAAACTATTATCGAAAATGGAACATTACTGATTAAAGATGGCGAAATAGTTGAAGTCGGTGACAAAGTTACTTTGCCAAAAGGCACCCTCACTTACGACTTAAAAGGGAAAAATATTTACCCTTCATTGATAGATATTTACACAGGTTACGGTTTACCGGAAGTTAAAAAAGCGGCAAGAAACAGATCTCAGCCTCCTCAATATGAAAGCTCTACCAAAGGCGCTTATAATTGGAACCAGGCTATCAAAGCGGAGTTTGACGCTTTCCGTTCTTTTGTGCATGATAAAAAAGCTGCTGAAGAATACCGCAAACTTGGTTTCGGCATTGTATTGACGTTGCAAAAAGACGGCATTGCACGAGGCTCCGCAGCTATAGTAGGACTGGGCGAAGAGAATGAAAATGAATCGGTGATCGTAGATAAAGCTGCAGCCTGTTATTCGTTTGACAAAGGAAGTTCTTCCCAGCAATATCCCTCATCGCTGATGGGTAGTATTGCACTGATACGACAGACTTACCTGGATGCACAATGGTATAAAGAAAATCAGAAAAAGACAGAGTTCAACGCTTCCCTTGATGCCTGGAATAAATTACTTGCATTGCCGCAATTCTTTGAGGTAAAAGATAAACTATCGGCCCTGCGCGCGGCGAAGATCGGTAAGGAGTTTAGTACGCAATACATAATTAAAGGTGCCGGTGATGAATACCAACGACTGGAAGATATTAAGGAAACCCATTGCCGCTTTATTCTGCCGCTCAATTTCCCTAACGCCTACAATGTAGATGACCCATATGATGCCATGAATATTTCAATGGAAGAACTGAAACATTGGGAAATGGCTCCCGCCAATCCTTCATTCTTTGAAAAGAAATCTATTGAGTTTGCATTGACTGCTGCCGACCTGAAAGATAAAAACGACTTCTGGAAGAATCTTCGCAAAGCGATCGATCATGGACTCTCGGAAAAACAGGCGTTAAAAGCCTTAACAGTAACGCCCGCCGAAATGCTTGGTATATCTGCAAAAGCGGGGCGATTGAAAAAAGGCATGCTTGCCGGCTTTATCATTACTTCAGGAAACCTGTTCGATGCCAAAACAAAGATTCACGAAAATTGGATAAAAGGAAACCAATATATTATCAACGATTATAATGTTACGGACCTGAATGGTAATTATGATCTTAAAGTAGGGCCTGATAAACAATATTCAATGAAAATAAAAGGTGAGCCCGGTGACTTTAAAGGAATACTGTCTGCCGCTAATGATACAAATAAAACAACTGCTATTATTAAAGCAGATCATAATGCAATATCCATCTCTTTTATTCCCGGATCACAGAAAGAAACTATACGCCTGAGCGGAGTTATTGATGAAAAGAAATTTTTTACAGGCGGGCTCTCTCCTGAAGGGCGCATTATACTCCGCGGTCGCGGGGAACTGAATACGGGTGAATGGGTAGATTGGACGGCAACATATAAATCAGATCTAAAGGAACCTGCTAAAAAAGATACTGCCCAAAAAGAAAAACCAACAATCGGCGAAGTGTATTATCCGTTTTGCGCTTACGGCGAACCAGATAAAGACAGAACGTTTGCGCAGCAGCTCAGGGAACGCCAGCATGCCATATTAATAAAAAATGTTACCGTATGGACCAATGACAGTACGGGCGTTTTAAAAAACAAAGATGTGTACATCAATAGCGGACATATTGTGGCCATTGACGATGCGATCAAACCTCTGAAAACAGCAAATGCTGTGGAGATAGATGGTACAGGCAAGCACTTAACAGCGGGAATCATTGATGAACACTCGCACATTGCCGTTTCGGGAAATGTGAATGAAGCTGCACAGTCCGTGACTGCAGAAGTACGCATTGGAGATGTCGTCAACAGTGACGATATAAATATTTACCGTCAGCTTGCTGGTGGAGTAACCGCCAGCCAGTTACTCCATGGTTCGGCTAATCCCGTTGGCGGTCAGTCGGCGTTAATAAAATTACGCTGGGGACAATCACCGGAAAAAATGAAAATCGAAAATGCAGATGGGTTTATCAAATTTGCCCTCGGCGAAAATGTAAAACAATCGAACTGGGGCGATGGATTCAATACCCGCTTTCCCCAAACACGCATGGGTGTTGAACAGGTATATTATGATGTATTTACACGTGCGAAAGAATATGATGAACGCATAAAAAAATACAATGCCCTGTCAAAAAATGAAAAAACTCTGACACAACCGCCAAGAAAAGACATTGAATTGGATGCCATACTGGAAATATTAAATAAAAAGCGTTTTGTCACCTGTCATTCCTACGTTCAGTCGGAGATAAATATGCTGATGCATGTGGCCGACTCCATGGGTTTCAAAGTAAACACATTCACACACATCCTGGAAGGATACAAAGTGGCGGATAAAATGAAAGCACATGGCGCGGGCGGATCGACCTTTGCCGACTGGTGGGCCTATAAAATGGAAGTGAAGGATGCCATACCTTATAACGCGGCTATACTAAGTAAAATGGGTATTGTTACGGCCATTAATTCCGATGATGCCGAAATGGGCAGACGTCTTAATCAGGAATCGGCAAAAGCAATTAAGTATGGAGGACTAAGTGAAGAGGATGCACTTAAGTTGTGTACACTTAATCCTGCTAAGTTACTTCATCTTGATAAAAAAGTGGGTTATGTAAAAGTCGGGTATGATGCCGACGTGGTTCTGTGGTCAGACAACCCATTGTCGGTAAATACAAAAGCGGAGAAAACAATTATTGATGGTATAATTTATTATGACATCGATAAGGATAAAAAACTGCGCGATGATATGCAGAAAGAAAGGACGCGTTTGATTCAGAAAATGATAGCCGCTAAAAAGAATGGCGAAAAAACGCAGAGGGCTGAATCGAAACAGCAAAAGATGAAACATTGTGATGATTTTGAGGAGGAGGAGAGTTATTAG
- a CDS encoding 2-oxoacid:ferredoxin oxidoreductase subunit beta, whose product MTTATEIKLTPKDFTTDQEVRWCPGCGDYSILKQVQTVLPELGLKRENIVFISGIGCSSRLPYYMETFGMHSIHGRATAIASGLKATRPELSVWIVTGDGDSLSIGGNHLIHLLRRNFDVNILLFNNEIYGLTKGQYSPASPEGLVTKSTPYGSIDHPFNPLALCLGADATFVARSMDRDPVHLREILKRSHAHRGSSLVEIYQNCNVFNDGAFEIFTEKTTKKINTIFVEHGKPLLFGENSSKGIKLDGFSPVIVDMNAHSPNDLWIHDEQDYNKATLLTRFFDDHSKSGALPRVFGVLYVNDRPTYESLLNQQIQQAVDARGKGDLDALLRGRSTWKIS is encoded by the coding sequence ATGACGACTGCAACAGAAATAAAACTTACCCCAAAAGATTTCACGACCGACCAGGAAGTGCGCTGGTGCCCGGGTTGTGGTGATTATTCTATTTTAAAACAGGTTCAAACGGTTTTACCCGAACTGGGTCTGAAGCGTGAAAATATTGTATTTATTTCGGGCATCGGATGTTCATCACGTTTGCCATATTATATGGAGACGTTCGGTATGCACAGCATTCATGGCCGGGCAACAGCAATTGCCAGCGGATTGAAGGCGACCCGCCCCGAATTGAGCGTATGGATCGTAACAGGTGATGGCGATTCTTTATCAATTGGTGGCAACCATTTAATCCATTTGCTTCGCCGAAATTTTGATGTGAATATACTTTTGTTCAATAACGAGATATATGGATTAACAAAAGGGCAATATTCTCCGGCATCGCCTGAAGGTCTTGTTACCAAATCAACACCGTATGGTTCAATTGATCATCCTTTCAATCCTCTTGCATTGTGCTTAGGTGCTGATGCCACATTTGTGGCACGCTCCATGGATCGTGATCCCGTTCATTTGCGTGAAATATTGAAACGATCGCACGCGCATAGGGGTTCGTCATTGGTTGAGATCTACCAGAACTGCAATGTGTTCAATGATGGCGCGTTTGAAATATTCACGGAGAAAACGACAAAGAAAATAAATACGATTTTTGTTGAACATGGAAAACCGCTGTTGTTTGGTGAAAATAGTTCTAAAGGAATCAAGCTGGATGGGTTTTCACCTGTAATAGTTGATATGAATGCTCATTCGCCTAACGATCTGTGGATACATGATGAACAGGATTATAATAAAGCCACACTTTTAACACGTTTCTTTGATGATCATTCAAAATCGGGCGCATTGCCGCGTGTATTTGGCGTGCTTTATGTCAATGACCGCCCTACTTATGAGAGCTTATTGAATCAGCAAATACAGCAGGCAGTTGATGCCAGGGGCAAGGGCGACCTGGATGCATTGCTTCGCGGCAGAAGTACGTGGAAAATAAGTTAA
- the nadE gene encoding NAD(+) synthase has product MKNKEAIDHIVNWLKTYSERSKTNGFVIGISGGIDSALTSTLCAKTGKQVICLNMPIRQHKAEYYRGVEHIEWLSKNYPNVSSHAIDLTGIFSSIEATFPQNIQDWLTMANTRARLRMLTLYAFSCNKKMLVAGTGNKVEDFGVGFFTKYGDGGVDISPIADLMKSEVYALCKELAVVNSILTAKPTDGLWADGRSDEDQIGATYDELEQAMKFSEKPGDLSKLSKREQTVLDIYSRLNKANQHKMQPIPVCIIPKELR; this is encoded by the coding sequence ATGAAGAATAAAGAGGCCATAGACCATATTGTTAACTGGCTAAAGACTTATTCCGAACGATCGAAAACAAACGGATTTGTAATAGGCATTTCAGGCGGTATTGATTCGGCACTCACCTCCACCCTATGTGCAAAAACCGGAAAGCAGGTCATTTGTTTGAATATGCCCATTCGTCAGCATAAAGCCGAATATTACAGGGGCGTAGAACACATCGAGTGGCTTAGTAAAAATTATCCGAATGTGTCCTCACACGCAATTGACCTCACAGGCATATTCAGTTCCATTGAAGCAACATTTCCACAAAACATACAAGACTGGCTTACAATGGCCAATACACGCGCACGCCTGCGTATGCTGACACTATATGCCTTCTCATGCAATAAAAAAATGCTGGTGGCAGGAACAGGTAATAAAGTGGAAGATTTTGGCGTGGGGTTTTTCACTAAATACGGTGATGGGGGTGTTGACATTAGTCCTATTGCCGACCTTATGAAATCGGAAGTATACGCGCTTTGTAAAGAATTGGCTGTTGTGAATTCAATATTAACCGCGAAGCCTACGGATGGCCTATGGGCCGACGGACGCAGCGATGAAGACCAGATTGGCGCCACATATGATGAATTGGAACAGGCAATGAAATTCTCAGAAAAACCCGGCGATCTCAGTAAACTTTCGAAACGGGAACAAACTGTACTGGATATTTATTCCCGACTGAATAAAGCTAACCAACATAAAATGCAACCTATACCGGTGTGCATTATTCCAAAAGAATTAAGATAA